Genomic segment of Carassius auratus strain Wakin unplaced genomic scaffold, ASM336829v1 scaf_tig00009955, whole genome shotgun sequence:
ACTGGGAGGAGCAGaggcttgatttttttcacagattttctgtctcatattctactttcggacataatgacaggtttaaataaatttgtaaaaaaatatatttttacaaaagttacctactgcagctttaatgtgaaCTCACCTCTGATTTCTCCATTCTGTTCTGAAGCTCGACTTGGGCGACTATTTCATCATGTTAGTTTCCAGAACCATCCCGCCCATGACAACTTCCTGGAGAATGTAATGAACCTGGAATAACAAAAACCTTCAACCTTCAAACCCTTGTTTTTCAGTAGTAACttacaaaatacaataatgattaaCAAATCAAGACCTAGGCCTGAGTAACAAAACACATTTCCCAATCTGATTCTGATATTGATTTGATTCTGTTTCATTGGGGTATTTTATTAGtgaataacatttaaaacattttatcactGGCGTCACCTTAAatgaaaagaatcagttcagaaaatCATTAGGTCCTGAATCGTATCACACTGGTTTTGAttctctaaaaaaacaaaaagtcattCATTTGTGAATTTGACTATTCTGGTTACACATCACGTTTTGATTCATTAATACGAACCGTTCATAGGAGTCACTTGTTCGGGAATCTAGTTATACTGTATGATTTAATATACTAAAAGAACTGCTTCCTAGGAATCATTTGTTTCTGAATCGAATGGAAAACGTGATTCATTGGAAACTCATTACTTTTACACAAACAGCTCAGCCGATAAATCAGAGCATTAAAGAGCATTGAGACTGGACTATAACCCTGAAAATACACACAAGCACAAGACTACTGAAGCGCATTACAAACATGTTACACATGGCTCACTCAGAAACAAGTTACCATAAAGCCATACATTGCCATTTACAAGTAATTCCTTCCCATCATAAAACATTATTACTGATTAGATAACTAACAAAAGCACTGTAGTGCACACTTGTGTCATGATCAGATTTTACAGTGGTGCCATAATGCAACAGGCAATTATCAGAAAGAGTAGACTGGCTTACATATAAACTTTCCCTTATACGCTGGATTTAATTATGATCACCCCCAATTATTCATGCCCTGATGAACATTTAACAGCAACAAAGAGCACTTTTTGGTAACTAAGGAGGTAAGACATTCTATGCGTCATTATGAAAGGAACATCACaaacaagtgttattttagtttcacaATATACTGTTATggtttttattagtgttttgaattagttctttatttccgttttaaaGTAGCTAAAGTTTTTGTAATTGTGTTATGTTTATTtagttctttttcattttttttttttttttttattaatcattttgaaatgatgccttgctgatgttttttatttattttctttaatttcaagttaacatttatttaatgtcaagtgactttttaattgttttagttaatgataataattgcTCAAAACGACCTTATCCATGTGAAAAATTAAGTCCAGTTCACACACGTTCTCAAAGCATTTGTCCAGGGTTTCCACAAAGACCTGCATGAAAACAGTATACACAACTGTGAATAAAAAGCTGTTATTTcagctacatttttaaaatacttgtgTAAAGTTTCAGGttacacagaaagaaaaaaagaagcaaagtAACTACTCATGCAAAAAAGTAGTATGGCATTCCCATTGTATCAAACGGAAATACTAAAGGTAATAGAGAATTAGTATGGTCTAGTGAGGACTAAAGCATCCTGATATGTCAAACAACCATTGCACTAAAACAAGTGTTTAAAACTCTGCCTTGTCTTTATGTACATCTCAAAAAACCATTAATACCTGAATGCAATATGAGTACGTTCACCTGTATGAGATCTAGAATCCCAGCTCACTCTCTGATGAGTCCACACAAAACACAAAGTACAGGGTGGCATAGTGTCTGTAGATCAGCTTGTAGTCAGAGCCTCCGATCAAACTACAAGTGAAGAGCAAAACTAGAGTAAATCACTTCTgacatatacaggtgcatctcaaaaaatgtgaatatcatggacatttttgtttgtaatttaatttcaaaaagctaacttttttatattctagattcattgcacacaaacagaaatatttaaagagttttccAGTTTTAATTCTGATAGTTATGGTTTACAGCTTAGGAAGAAAAAAATTCagcatctcaaaaaaaaaaaaaaaaaaagataagaaaaaagatttgcaaaacagaaatgttcaggatctccaaagcaggtttaattatgcagtCAGTACTTGGTTGAGGCTACTTAtgcatgaattactgcttcagtgaagcgtggcatggaggcgatcagtctgtggcactgctgaggcgttactgaagcccaggttgctttgatagcagcCTTCCGTTCCTCTGTAttttttgtcagatgttacttatcttcctcttcacaacaCCCCATAGactctctgtgaggttcaggtcaggtgagttggctggccaatcaagcacagtaatatcatcgGTAATcaaaaccacttggaagtggttttggcactgtgggcaggtccTGCTGCAAGATTAAATCAACATCTCCATAAAGcatgtcagcagatggaagaaaaaaagtgattacaaaatctcctggtagatggctgcactGACTTTGGACTAGGATCAACCTCAATGGACCAACACCTGCTCCCCAAattcatcactgacttcagaaacttcacactggactttggaatCTGTTcgtccccagtcttcctccagactccagaccttgatttccaaatgaaatgctaaatttactttaggactgtggaccactgagcaaacagtccagttctttttctccttacctcaagtgaaatgcttctgacgtttttttctggttcaggaatGGCTTGGTTtgtaggaatgtgacagctgtagcccttttcctgaagacgtctgagtgtggtgactcttgatgcgctgactctggcttcagtccactccttgtgaagctctcccaagttcttgaatcagcttttcctgacaTCTTCCCAAGgttgtggtcatccctgttgcttgtgcaccttttcctaccccaCTTtctccttccagtcaactttctatgaatatatttagaTACAGCActatgtgaacagccagcccttaagcaatgaccttctgtggcttaccttCCTTCTGGAggatgttgatgattgtcttctggacaactgtcaagtcagtagtcctTCCCAttattgtggttgcatgttctaatctagcccaagaggtaccccgTGTAATCAAGCAATAACccaactaatcaagctcaaaatggaatattcaaattttttgagatactgaattttatattttcctaagctgtaagtcgtaaccatcagaattaaacaaacagaaaaaagtcttgaaatatttcagtttgtgtgcaatgaatctagaatacaaaaagtttgcttttttaaaataaattacaaaaaataaagagcttttccatgatattcaaatttttttagatgcacctgtacagaGCATACATCTTTATACCGTCCTAGATATAGAGATACAGGTGACAATTGTAACAGTAAAACCTTATGAGTAACATTATTATGCAGTAACCCTTCTGTCACCTTCCACCCTCCAGAAAATTGCAAACATTTGTCGTCTCTTTTAGACACCAAGTGAAAGGTCTCCCTAATGATCTGTTGTTGCATATCTTCtgcctgtggaaaaaaaaaaaaaaacatcatcagttGTTGTCAATTACTTTTTCACACTGGATTTTCACATTAactcataataaaatatacagtggagcaaatgaaaacacaatggttaaacattatataaaaattactATTATGAAAATAAGATTACAGATTACTACGCTTATGTAGATTAGTTTATACACATATAATAAGCAATAAACAAAGTGATGCTGTATAGGCTAATGCTGTATGTTTAACTATGAAATATTGAGTAAAAGACAGATAAATGAATTAATCTGCTAGTAACGTTAGTGTCTAAATAGTAAGACTGGCAATGGCTGGCAAATGCAGTTTCAGTGTCTTTTATGCGCTTATCttacaaaatattgataaaatctgATGAGTCTGGGTTTCCCATGGTTGTTAAAAATGAGAATAGCCTTGATCATCCTTTCCGTTTGACTATTTTTATGTGTTTACTAGGTTTTTACGTTTTTAGCTAAGCTTTAGCTGGTCAATAAAGAACGACTCTAAGTACTTCCGTGTCCTTCCCTTCTTTATTATAAAAGTCCTTGGAAATAAATGTACAGACGGGGAAAACGATTAAAGAGaagaacctgtgtgtgtgtgtgtgtgtgtgtgtgtgtgtgtgtgtgtgtgtgtgtggtgtgtgtttgtgtgagtgtgtttcaacatttgttaattttacattacgaatatttgttttgtatatatttatataaaacaattttacatATAATCCCACTATACCTTTCAAACTGTGACTACCCTAATAATTTCTGGAattattcaatataattaaaTTCTCCATTATGAGCGGATGACTTTTATTTGACGCGCTCACGGCCCGGAAGTCCTGCATGTCCTCTCGTCGCGTCACTCGTGTTTCGTGTCTGTTAGCTAGCTGCTACTTATATAAACAACCCAGAATTAAATAGGAAACATCAGACAGCAGAGTGACAATAAACACGCACTGCATGAGGAATGAGACGGAAACTTATTCGCTTACGTTTGTAAACTGCGGTAAAGAAAAGTGTTTCGGAAACACTGCTATTTACATTTATAACGACtgttttggttgttgttgtgAAAGAACGCGTTGTATTTGTTGGTAAGTGCATCCTCGTgagcttttttatatatttgctttGTCAGTGCTTTAATAGTTAACACCTTTTGtgtattaaaattgtattgtggTCATTCATCTGCATGATTAAGTCATTttctaattaatgtaattaatgttcATATcttatgttatttaaatgttatttatgtatttactgtagtGTGTGTATCTAAGAAAAATAGATCCAGATCCAGTGGGTTAGAAAATTGTTTGTATTCGACAAACAATGGAGTTTGTGACCTTGTGACCCACATTACCATAGTAACGACCTTTAATTAACCTCCATGATGGtgtaaatatacaattataaattagCTTCATGTGTGTCTTAAATAAccctttatattaaaaataaataaatagataattaatGCAATAGGATTTTTTGCTGATAGTTCTATGGAAGTGATTTAATCCTGTTTTATCTAGGAACTAAAAatggctttatttattttctgtctttaATTCCAGCTCGGGACGGACCATCCGTGAATAATCTGCTTCATCTCTTGtgagttttatttctttgttcaagcCGAGATGGAAGTCATATGATCTGTAGATCCTGGAAGGAGTTTAGAGAGCCCTTCAGTGCTGTTTGCCATGACCAGGTGCTCTCAGGGGTGTGGCAGACATTTATGTTCTTCGCCCCAAGACCTATTTATTCACTTTTGAAGCTTTCATATAACCAACAAACTGCAGGATCAACTCAAGTTCAAAGCATATTTCTAGCACTTAGAAGAGGTTAGGGCGTATGCTTCTTTAAAATGGGAGCTTCTAATGTGAAATAGAATATCTTATGTAGCTTTATAATATGCCTCACGGTTCCTACATGTTATATAGCACTTAttgtttagtattattattgtttcaccgGTTTGTGAAACCGCAGGTAGACCAGATGAAATTGTAAAGATTTTCCTTGTAGTGTTTTGGAATTTGTACTAGATGGCGCAATTGAATCATATTTATGTTCATTCTCACTTGCTTCTGATACAACTGATATCTATctttctaatatatttaaaaatgaatgaatttgatTTAAGTTGAGCTACAGATTTATAAATTGTAGCTTTTGTGTATCTCACAGATGTTGGGGATGTGATCCTCTCTCACATTATGGTCTCAGCCACTCATGTGACAATGCCTGTCCATCCTTTCCTGGTCCTGCTGCCCATTCTGGGTCTCCTTGTGTTTCCATATTCACCCATGCATTTGGTAAATGGCCTCGGGATAGTGGAAAAACCAAAGAATTGTTCCCTGAGTAAGTCTGTCTCTCGTGCACCTCAGATAAGCTtttgaatgatttgtttaaattgcatttcaataataataattatatatataatataatatataattatttttttatttacattttttatcaatttaatgttttataataaatattcttGGATTTTAATAACATATTGAGAGAAAGGTAACTACAAAGGATCATTAGGTTATGGCTACTATTCTGACAGAAGTATGctattgcaaaatgttttttgtgtgtaaatattttttttgttgtttttcatatatatatatatatatatatatatatatataatataacctaattggattttactttatttatatttgttgtttAATGTCAAGCATTTTTAAACTCAAAGAAATAAttcaaaatcattaattatattcctataatgcaataaatatataaGATTACACGGGTAAATGTTTTTGCACAGAATCCAAGTCAGTCATCTTGGTAATTTTAACTTTCTGTTATATCTATCAGCAGAATGTTTTGACAATATTCAATATCATTCAGAACCTGTAAGACCTAGTTCAGGTCATGTCAGATAGATCGTATTTATGAGTTGAACGCACATGAACACCACCACAAATTCATTATTACATTTGAGTAAACTctgaatttttattaaattgaataaaaaaaaacgaaaaaagtaAATATCACAATGTAAATTCTTTATTCATTTTGtagttgtattatttaaaaaaaacaaaagttgaaTTTTATTTAGACAAGTTAATCTTGTTCTGACCAAAGTGACTTGAACATACCTGACATCATAATAATGACTTGTCAACACTTGGTCTTGAATGCACaaattcttctgtggaacacaaaagaaaatattttgaagaaccaaacaaCATTAAACCCCACttgaacttgtgtgtgtgtgtgtgtgtgtgtgtgtgtgtgtgtgtgtgtgtgtgtgtgtgtgtgtgtgtataattttttttattttccataatcTCTTCCAAGAAAGGAAAGGTTTGCAAAATGATCGACTAAGTTCTAACAGTACTGTTAACTGGCCCGAAGCTCTCACACGGGTCATTATTGTTGATCCCTGCTCATACATAAGACATAAAGCAGAATGAACAGATTTGTTTGATTCTTTTCCTCTATTTCTAAGAATTAAACCAGaacttttcttttcctgtttctttgaGGGCTCGAGAATGAAATGCAATCTGTGTGCTACCTTCAAAGATAAAACAAGGTACCTGcggaatataatattttttttttactaaagtaaAGCCATATGTTGCGCTTTGACTTTTATACATCAAGTTTTTCCTTTGAAGGACGTGCACTTTCAAAGAAGGCCATGTGTTTCGCATTTAAGATGAAAGGGAGGCCTGGTCGGGCTGTTCTGCTTATGTGCCAGGCGCTGCTTCAGCGGGCCATACCCTTCTGCAGTCTTCGTCAAGACATGCTCTTTTTCTAATTAAATCACTTTCTTTTTCCCCTTTCGCTTTGACCACACACGTTGCACTTGAGTATCTCGCCACCTCTGTAAATGCTGGCTGTGTGTAGAGCGACTGGCGTAGCCTCCGTCTGATAACACGCACATACATTGTCGGTATTGAGTTTCCATCACGTTAGCTGTACAGAGATCGAAAGCAAGGTCAGAATCACCACCGCCATCTGGAAGTCGGAAATGTTTGGAATGATGGCAAGCTATAAATACATAAGCATTCCACATTCCACTGAAGGGAACGGTGTGTTTTGGACTCGTCAAAGACCAAACGTCCTACAGGGCAACCTGTGGCGACTGCAAAAATCAGGCCAGGTCCTCTACTGTTTCACACTGCTGTCCTTTCACctctggttttgtttgttttctgcttCGAGCAGCTGGAGAAGTGTTTTAAAAGGGAAAAATCACGATGCAGCTGGCCACTTGATTTAGTGTGTCGACGCTGACCAAGAGATGATTCATCTGGCGGTTAGCACTTCACTGAGGTTGATTATTGATTCACCTGGAGCTTTTAAACTCTGGATGATAGTCCATTGGCAAGATCGAAAAAAGGAAATGGGGGCATTTTGGAGCATTCTGCAGTGCCAACGCAAGCAAATTCTTTCTAGCCCCGTTGGTCCTGCCGGGGGGAAGTGGGAATAAGGGAAAGATTGGAGACGGATGCGGAGGTTGAGGTGTGCACACATGGCTGCTGGGAGGGGTTCAAAAAGAGGTTCGGCAAGGCCTGTTTTTCCTCCCAGACGTGACTCGTTCCCAAAGACTGCAGAGCTCAGTTTGACATCCAGTAATGAGCATTCGGGGAACATCTCTCCCAGTGTAAACAACCTCTGGTTGAGGAGTCGcagattgtttgttttatttcatacttTAGATCAAGTTGTTAGAAATATTTGGCCATGACACTCTAAAAACAGCCTTTGAAACTTGGGTTATGGTTGTAAAAAGTGTCCATTTTTGCCGTTTGATGATTTATGAATTGGACATTTTGATGAGGTCTCGGATCTTGTGaatatgttttctatttgttttcaGTAACTTCAGATTCAGACTGATTTGAACCATTGACCTGTGTActtttcaaatgattcattcagaaatggcTCATGAGAGTCATTTAACTGTTGAACTCAATTCGGTCTGCAACTTGCTTTCAAGATCCTTTTAAAATAAGGTTTCTTTTGCCGTGGTACTGATTCATTAGCACCTCTGTCTATTCATCAGTCATATGTAGTTTTGAAGTCCATCGAAATTGACTGTAAACAaggtttatttcaagtaataaagTCCTGCTGATTACTTTGTTCTTCATTTTTCAGGTCCTGCAGGGGAATTCGGTTCGAAGGCCCAGAATGTTTCTTGTGAAAATGCCACAAATTTCAAAAACCCGTCAGTGGAACCAGATGTGAACCTAAATGGTAATATCTTTCCTAGGTTTacctgcaatttttttttttttttttttttatctcttgtaagaatgtttgtatttgttttgttcacTAAGTTGTTAATTTGGAATGATTTGTCGCACTGATACAAAACCGTAAAGCcgagttcagactgcacgattttcaaagtagtcgggtcactgttcttttcacactgcatgactatcCTGGCCGGCATTCAGTCACTGCTGTGCTCACACTGCACAATGGATCGGCGACAGAAGgattcacactgcatgactttacaataggAAGAATCGCCGACAGCTCTGTCTGGCACGCAAACTgtgtttcacaaccaaacacacgcGAGATGTGACAAGGAAACAACGCGATATCACACTTGCAAGACCGGGGTTTTCACGTGAGACTGGGATAGCTCAGATGAAACGTCAAACAGACACGGGTGCTCCTGCTAAATTTAGActaatttattttccatttcatgGGTCCAAATAGACAGAGAAGAAAGCTTTTTTCTGAAATTAAGCCATACTTGCCGATGGTGTAGTCTATAACTCCCCGAATTCCCCGCTGctctgtatcttgctctctcattggatGTCGTTCATTGCCGatgtagttttcagtcagaacacttttcagacagcatgattttgaatcgccgacaggtccagatatttagcatgccaaatatctCACGGGCATCGGCGACTCGTCTGCGATTCTCACAGATCGCGTCTTTGCTCCTTCACACAGCGTGATTGTCACTCGCGTGAATTAGCTTAGATTTGCCTGTGATTTCAGGCATTTGTCGGCGATTTTTCAAAACCTGTCGGCGAACCAAAAACGGGGCTaaaatcgtgcagtctgaacGCGGCTTTACGTGCAAAGTTATCAGAATCTAGAAATTAATTGTGACATTAGTGCAATTAACATGGTCCAGATGTCACCATTTGTCAACCCAACCTTTGTTTTGGCAGACTCTGTCCATCTGGGCAAAAATCAGACTGGTGAATCTGTGATGCAAAATCAGCTTTCTGACACAAACTCCCAATCTTCTCCAGATGGTTCTTCAAATAATGTCACACTTAATGCTGATGACTTCATCTTCAGGACTTCCACTACCACAAATCTGGCCACTTTACCAGACAAATTTATGACCATATCGACCACCAACCTTCAGACCACTCCAACAGAGATGGTCCCCACAACCATTACAGTGGCAAAACCACCAATCACCTCAATAACTCTGACAACACCAGCTGCGACATCCACCAACACAACTAAACCTAAACCAATCGCAACCAGCCCTACACCCTCTCCAGCCAGCCCTACACCCTCTCCAACAACTAGCAGAATAACCACCACCTCCATAACAGTTGCACAAACCATGTTTTCAAAACCGTCTTCTTCACAATCACCATCAGGGACCAAAACTTCCGCCAGCATTTCACCATCAGTGCCTACAACAAATTCATCCACTACTACCGCAAAACAAATCCAAACTTCTCCAGCATCATCAGATGAGAAAAAGCCATCACCAACCACGCCAAAAACCTCATTGAGCCCTTTAGTAGTGGCATCTACACTGCCCAAGGACATTCCCAAAGGGGACCAAGCCGTGATTGAGGTGGCCGGAGACCCTTTGACCAGCCACCTGTTGAACACAAGCTCCTTGTTGGCCGTTCTTCTGTTTGGCCTCCTCTTCTTCTTGGTCACGGTGGTGCTGTTTCTCAAACAAGCATACGAGAGTTACAAGCGGAAGGACTACACTCAGGTCGACTATCTCATCAACGGAATGTACTCCGATTCAGGGGTCTGACCAGGATTGTTTGGTTTATCTTTCAGTATATTTCCTTTTCAAACGGTTGGTAGCAGATCGACTTTGGTTTGAGACCTCTTGGTAGCACTCAA
This window contains:
- the LOC113072699 gene encoding uncharacterized protein C11orf24-like isoform X1, encoding MVSATHVTMPVHPFLVLLPILGLLVFPYSPMHLVNGLGIVEKPKNCSLSPAGEFGSKAQNVSCENATNFKNPSVEPDVNLNDSVHLGKNQTGESVMQNQLSDTNSQSSPDGSSNNVTLNADDFIFRTSTTTNLATLPDKFMTISTTNLQTTPTEMVPTTITVAKPPITSITLTTPAATSTNTTKPKPIATSPTPSPASPTPSPTTSRITTTSITVAQTMFSKPSSSQSPSGTKTSASISPSVPTTNSSTTTAKQIQTSPASSDEKKPSPTTPKTSLSPLVVASTLPKDIPKGDQAVIEVAGDPLTSHLLNTSSLLAVLLFGLLFFLVTVVLFLKQAYESYKRKDYTQVDYLINGMYSDSGV
- the LOC113072699 gene encoding uncharacterized protein C11orf24-like isoform X2; its protein translation is MVSATHVTMPVHPFLVLLPILGLLVFPYSPMHLVNGLGIVEKPKNCSLSPAGEFGSKAQNVSCENATNFKNPSVEPDVNLNDGSSNNVTLNADDFIFRTSTTTNLATLPDKFMTISTTNLQTTPTEMVPTTITVAKPPITSITLTTPAATSTNTTKPKPIATSPTPSPASPTPSPTTSRITTTSITVAQTMFSKPSSSQSPSGTKTSASISPSVPTTNSSTTTAKQIQTSPASSDEKKPSPTTPKTSLSPLVVASTLPKDIPKGDQAVIEVAGDPLTSHLLNTSSLLAVLLFGLLFFLVTVVLFLKQAYESYKRKDYTQVDYLINGMYSDSGV